TAGTTGGCGCTGTTCAAGATCGCACAATCCAGATCTACGAAGACTTTTTTGACAGGTACATGTCGTCCGGGAAGGATAAGGACCTGAATGAAGCAGTGTGGGATGTCGATACTTTTGCCTCGTGGTGCGAGAACATTTTCCAAGTTGGCGTCGCTGGACTTCATTCGGAGCGAGCAAATGATTTCAcggaggatgacgatggggaagaggggcTATCTACTAGGAGCTCTtgattggggggggggggctcttttttatttctttctctgaGTATAGTTGAGTTGCTTCAAGATACCAATTGCATGCGTCTGTCCCATAATGGAAAATGAACATCTCACTTACAGCGAGGTACAAGTTTGCCAGACGGTCAAGCCTTGAACCTGGATGGTTCGTGTAGCCACGTCTATTGATGATATTTGACTCAGCTATGCGCTGTGAGTAGACAGACTTTTCATTCGTAAGCATGGATATCTATCTACCGGCATCAGCAATCTTCTCGCTCAAACAAACCACCCATCCCTCGCTAGAAAAATGCACAAAAGAACAACAATGGGCCTTTTTCATGCAGACACAACGCCAGTACACCCAGCTCTACAGACCGCAAGGGCCAACGGGCCCCGAGGTAGACAAAATGTGCAAGCCTGAATCTGGCCTGTCAAGTGACTCAACCGGGGAGTTACTCAAAGCACATGCCGAATTTTAGCATAGAGCTCCGTATCGAGGAAATTGTAGCTAGGATCCGGCTCGCAGAAAGGATGGCGAGTAAGAAGGGTCCCAGCAGTCGGACGCTCGGAGGAGTTGCTGTTCAAGGATGAGTCAGTCAGTACACTACTCCCAGACATTTATAGCCACGGAGCACAACAACAGAGGACTCAACTTACACAGTGAAGCAGTCGTACATAAAGGCAAGCGCTGCAGGACTGATGCTCATGGAGACGTCGTCGGGGATCGGTGGAGCTTGGTTAAGACTACCGAGCTTGAAGATGGCGCCAAtggcttcttctttgctccACGGTCGGCGACCAGCAAACATCTCCAGCACGACACAGCCAAGCGACCAAATATCGACCTTGGCACTGTAACCCTGGCCTTGAGACTGGATGACTTCGGGTGCCATCCAAAAGACCGAGCCTTGCATGGAATTGGAAGAATCATTTCCATAGATGTCATCGGTCTTCTTGGAGATACCAAAGTCGGAGATTTTGCATGTTCCATCCAGGTCAAGCAGAATATTGTCTGCCTTCAGATCGCGGTGCAAGATTCCCATGTCGTGTAGATAGGCAAGGCCATCGAGAGTTTGTCGTGTTAAAGATTTCACTACACTTTCCTCAAACTTTCCATGCTTTCGGAGACAGCTTCCAACGGAACCACCCGAAATGTACTCCAAGTagatggagatggacatTTCCCCTCGCTCACAACCAAGGTATTGCACAATGTTTGGGTGCTCAAGATGTTGCATCGTATCGATCTCTTGGTCCAAGGCAGCTACCATCTCCTTGATTCGGTCTCGGTCGGATCCGGCCAGCCTCGCGTTGATCTCAACTTGTTTCACGGCCAAAACCTCACCGTTGTCTGCGTTCATGCCTAGGTACACCCGACCGTACGTGCCCTTTCCGATAAGCTGACCGCGAATGATACGGAATGTAGGTTGGCGTTGTGGAACAGACCCGCTTGTCTCCGGTGCGGGAGCGTTCTGGGGGATGGGATCAAGTTTACTGAGTCTTGTGCCAGGCTTGGGGCTAATTTGCATGATCTTGGCACCGAACATCTTGGTGCTCTTCCGTCGCAACAAGTTGCCAGATTGCTGAGGCCCCGCAGAGCTGACACTCTTGGTTCGATGTGCGGCGCCCCTGGCCACTTCACGGATTGACTTCTTCCGTGACAAGCCACCACTGCGGTCCAGGTTCCGCCTGGCGACGATGGATCCTCCTTGCGGAGCTGGTGGAGGACGCATCGTCGATGTGTCCGATGGGATATGATTCGCATCCCCAATAGACTGTGAGGTGGATGACACGGCGTCTTGCCTGGCCCGGATGGTAGCTGCAGCATCCGAATCACCCTTTGCTGTATTAGGTGAGGGAGGCTCTTCCAGGTATGGAGCATCAAGATCGACATCCGGGAAGAAGCTATCCAGATTATCGATAACGCCTTCCACGGCAGGTCTGCTAGCCCAAACGTCGCCATTGACGAAGGAATCTCTACGATTGGGTTCTTCGTCATCCGATGAATCCGATCCGTAGAATGTGCCTGAGAACTTCCTCGGTGCGGTAGAAGATTCACCTCCTTTTTGGTCTCCGCTAGCCGGCGTGGCAAAACTCTTCCCTGACGAAGTGTTTGGGGAGATGAAGCTCACAACCCGACGCGGCTTAGCATTATCAGTGTCCAAACTCAGTGAAGGTTTTCGTCTCTTTTCAAGTTCTGGTGCAGGTTTGGGGGGCTCGTTCCTTGAGGGCCTAATTGCGAAAAGGCCATCGTCAGACGactcgtcgtcgtcgtccgCCTGCTCAACGGGTTGCTGAGGCGGTTTGAAGAATGATACTTCGGATTCTTCAAAATCAAATTCCGGGCCAAACGACTTGCGAGACTGCACAGTAGGCTTCTGCGAAGCTGTGCCCTGGGCTGAGGGCATAGCAGACGGAGAGCGGGACGCAAATGGCGGAGCTGTGTCTTGGATATAATGGCTGCCGAAGGCACTTGCATTCTTGCCTGAGtctgagagagaaagtcaaaTTAGAACTGGCTTGAAACACGCGCCTACGCAAATTCATCAGCACTGAGCGGAATTCTAGCTTACCAAGCGTTGTTCGACTTGATGCGGTCGCACTAGAACCCATCGTGCTGGTTCGATCCGAGTCGGAACCCATGCTGTCCTGACTGTGTACAGACGGAACCGAAGGTGAAGGGGTGCCAATAGCGCTTGACATTCGGCCAACAGTTGCCAGCACCGCCCCGAGGCCGGGGGCCTGTCCTGCAGCCTGAGTCTGGTGGCGATGACGATCTCCCCACTCGCCCGGCGCCTTCCTCAAAGAGTTCACTTTTGTGAGTGTGTTTGACTCATTAGGTGCGACAGGAGGTTTCCGTAGAGGAACCAGGGTATCTGATTTTTcaaccttcttctcttcgtaTGGAGAAAGTCGCGGGGAGTCAAAATCAATGACACCTTCACGTCGATATCCAGTGTCTCCGTAGGTATCCTTCCGTGTTTGCTGTGCAGTTGAGGGTGGCATCCGGGATATACGATTTTCTTTCTGCTTACGCTCAACTTCTCGCATATGCGCCTCGTGTCTTGCTAACAGATCCATTTTGTCGGGATCTTGATTCAGTCCAGGGTCAGGAGATGTATCTTGTGAGGGCTTCGAGATGGAGGCTTTCAGAGTATTCTGCCGAGAGCCTAGAAGATCACTATAGGGCTTCGCTTGGGTCTTTGGAGATATCCTGTTCAATGCTCCCTCCTCCAAGGGCTTTCGGTGGATAGGCCCCTGAGTTGCTGTGGGAGATTGAGCTGGCTTTTCGGAAGGAATTGAGACCCCTAGACCATCGAAACGTGGCGCTTGGTTTGCCGAATTGGGAGCCGCAACACCCTTGACAAATATTTTCAATGACCCATAAGCGTCGGATTTGGTTCTCCGACTGACTGCTAAGATCGAGTCGCTCATGGGATCCTCGTGCTCTGTCTGTCCCGGCTGAGTAAGGAACATTTGAGCGCCACCCCAATCCGCGATTCCTAGACTTTGGCAGATTCCCACTCGGAGTGTCTCGACCGAGTCCCAGTCGGTGATGTCAATCAAGCGGTAGTTGTAACCGTCCATGGTTGCAAACATCCAtttcttggtctttgccGGGGTGGCCGAGGACGAACGCTCGCCCAAAGACATGTCGCTTGAGTTGAAGGCTGACTGATATGGAAGATAGCCATTAGAACGGGCCTCGGGACTCGGTGGAGACTCTAAGTCTTCTGATGAGGGATGACTCAAAGCATCAAGTTTATGCCCCTTCTTTCTTGAGAAGATATTCAAGATGCTTTTGCCATGTTCGCGGGGATTAGAGGATGAAGGCTCTGTGCCGTGGGCTTTACTAGATTCCTGGGCTTGAGCTGACGGGCGAGTTGCATCATTGCCTTGCCTGCGGCTTTCGTAATATCGGCCCGTTGAAGAGGACCCCCGACCAACCCCGGGGGTCGACTCGGTACTGTTAACGCGAGAATGCTCGTACTTGAGCGACAAATCTCcagtggaggaagaggtgagCCCTGAATAAGGAGATGCGTATTGTGCAGCTGGGCTCCCACTCTTCGGACTCTCTTGCGCTCTCAGCGAGGACGGGATGGCACCATTCTCACTAGAAACTGAGGGGCTTTGTCGTCGATGGTCATTGACTGCTGCCAGAGCATTCCTGGAGTAGTCTGAGCGAAGCCAACTGGGTGATTCCCGCGAGGGCGACTCATACGTGGGTGCCTCGAAGCCGGACGGGATGGGTAAAGTGACAGAGCGCATCTGTGGAACCTTTTGCTGCGAAACCGCTGCACTCTGAACGTTCGCCAGTTGCTCTGGTGTGATGTCGTTGACCCCGCCAGTCGGTCCAGCCGAACGGGGCTCATTCAATGGGGGGCTCGAGTAGAATCCAGTTCCGTGCTCAACCGTTGCCGTGGCCCAACCAGGCGGATCACCGCGCAATGGcgtggaaatggatgaatCTGATTCATTGTCGTGAATCTGGCGGATTAACTTGCGCATTCGCagaccttcttccctctcgcGTGTCGAGTCCCATCCAGTCCCACTTCGCGCACATTCCTTTGCTAGTTGAGGATAGACAACTTTGTGCATTTTCCCAAGATTGCCGCGTCCGCCGGATGCTAAACCAAGCTCCAAAAAGTCGGCTCCTTGTAGCTCCAAAGACCTGAAAGTTTCTTGCCAGTCCTTGGAAAAGCCATTCCTAGCAAGCCAAAGCAAGACTCGATCAAGCGGCCATTGAATCGCAGCCTCGCTCGGTGACATTCCCCCTAGAGAAGCACCACTTGCCTGGTGTCGGTGAGTTGGCGATTTCGCAAAGTCCCCGACTGAAGGGCCTTGAGAAGGGTTGTCGTTGGTCACCAGTTCGTGAACGTGGTTGTGCAAAGCAAATGGAGGGGTGAGTCTTGTGCCTGGTGTCTGTGGATTGAGCGGCCCATCAGTGCCAGGGTGATATGTCTGGCTGCTGGCCTGTCGCTGTTGGGCATATGGATCGTATGTCTGtccaccaagatcaaaaagTGGTGGAATTCCGACCCCAAGAGTGTCATTACCGGGAATATAGGTCGCGGAAGTCAGAGGCTGGTTATCGTGGGGGGTCACGATGGACAGCGGAGCGGAGGGACGGTATGGCGCGATGTGTTGATTCTGAAGGAgcggtggtggcggtggtgggaaTCCACCAGGAAGCGGCGGTCTGCCCCAGttttgctgctgctgctgttgttgttgttgctgctgctgctgttgccaTCCACCTGGTGTCCCATAATTTGTCCCTGGCGGGGGCCctggtggcggaggaggaactCCAGCCTGCAGCTGCACCTGCCCATGTTGGTGAGGGTGtcgtggcggtggtggaggcaGAGTCATGGGATGCTGGCCCGGGGGAGGGCCTGGGATGTATTGTCGTTGGCCATCCATGTTAGCCGATGTCCGATAAGCGCAGTCTCGCGTCCAGTGCGCGCCGGCGCACTGTTGTGGAATTCGAATCGCTAAACCCAGGCCGCGCAATCAACGCATGGCATGGGCGTTTCGTGATTCAAGAAGGCAGCAGGTTTGTCGACATGGTCAACGCTGTTATCTCTGTGACCTATCGACAGTCCCTCGCAGTAATCTCGCTCGAATCTCGCGAACAATCGCCGTCGAGCCCCGAGGCTAGTTGATTAATCGAGAGCCACTTGTGTAGCGTCTGAGAAGCGGGCCTGCTTGGGGGAAAGCCTTATCGTTAGCACAAAATTGACCTTTGGCTTAGCAGCGGCGTCGATCCCCCTCCGACTGTTAATACACTCGGGGAAAGCTCTCGCGATCTGGGAGTGCATCTTGGCCCAGCAGGAGGCGTCCCCAACAACTTGGCTAGGGTCATGAGAGTGATCGCGTGCGATGCATGTGAGGACCTACCTAAAGCAGCAAGAATTTGAGACCAAAATTGTGAATGTTCGAATGTCAGCACAACCGAAGAATGTTTGATGCCTGAAGATTAGAACGCTTTGGACCATCACGTGGTGGACCCGCAAGTACTAAAGGGTGGAGACCTCGAGCTTGGAAGTTGGGCAAGCGCGGAGCTCGAATAGGAGGTGGTCGCGCAATCATGGCTTTGGCCCCCCTTGAGGCCACGGTTTAAGACACTGCAATAAGCATTGGAGAGGGCTGGTTCTGGACTCGGTCGAAATATCGGAAATTACGTTGATTACGTTGATCAGACATCTGCTAATAACGGAACACAGTGAGAAGACATCAACCTGCATGGCAATCCCTGTGCTACCGACTGTTCAGTTACGGGGGACGCTGTGAGACCCAAGGGTTACTTTCCCCCTGCCGGACTGTGGACAGTGGACGCAGATAGACGTCGGGCATAGATTGCGCAATTGCGCACGCGGGACACTACAGTAGGAGTCGAGTGCGAACTTTGGTCAACCATTGATCTAGACAGTCTGGCTGAGCTACCGAATAGGTGGTGCCATTCTCCGGCTCTCGCGGCTTGATCCCACCTGTACGGAAGTGCACGATGTGGTGGTTTCCCCCAAGTCCCAGCAACCCTGCTGAAATGACTGCGCTGAAGTAGTATTTGCCGAGGCCCTCTATTTGCTCCAGTCAGCCTCAGAACTATATGGTTGATGAGGCACTGCGCTCCGCAGGACGAAACGCTGCTCACTTGCCACCGTCTACTCCACAGAAAGTTCTGTATCTAACGGTCAGTGAGCCCTCGATGGACGCCTGCTACGTATCTCCATGCTGTGTACGTATTCCGTCCGTATTAGATACGACGGGCAGATCGTACGCGATACTTTATTAATACCACCTTTGAAGAGGTAGACGAATTGGCTATTTCCGTGCTCGTTTTGCTCCGGACCGATCACAAATAGCTACGAGACAGGTTCTAGCATGGGTCGATGATTGGCTGAAAACCACGACAATAGGGAGATTCAcgcaaaaaaaatattatTCTTATTAAAATGGGAGGTAGAATCTGATGACAGTATGCTGAAGAAGTGATAGGACCGTAAATCGTAGCGCGGGGTTTCAACCGGTGACTCGCCTACTACCATCAGGTATCGCAGTAGTGATGCTTGGCACCCAATCCCAAAGGAAAAGCCATTGAGAGAGGTCGGACTCGTTTACATAGGCAGACCGGTGATGGAGCAACGAAGATCTAGAAGAACGAACTTTCCTGCACGAACACATTCCGcacagaaaggaaaagcagCGAGCCCCATTTGAGTGGCTTACTTGTTGCGAGCGGCTGCGGCCTCGGCGGTCAGTTTCAGTGCTGCGGGCGCGTCGTCGCGAGGCATGTAAAGTTCGACCAGCTACACATTATTGACATCATGTTAgcccatccatcttctcccactCAAGTTCTCATCGGCTGGCAATGCTCATCACTTTGGACTGACCTGAAGACTGCTTGGGTTGCTGAACTCCTGATTCGCAAAGAGCTTGTTCAGCTCGTCCCGGGTCTTGACGCGGCGAGTCTGGTAGCCGTCACCAGCACCAAATACCTTGGGAATGTTCGCAAAGTCCCAGGTCTGAATGTCGTTGTAGCTGGCATCCCAACCGTGGATGTATCGCTCAATGGTGTAGCCCTCGTTGCAAATAACAAATCTGCCAAAGGGGAGGAAACAAGTCAGATTTGCGCTCTTTGCAGGGGCTAAGTCTCATTTTGTTTTGGCAGTACTCACATAATGGGATTCAGCTTATTTCGAAGCATCGTGCTAAGCTCCTGAATAGTCAATTGAGCACTACCATCTCCGATGAACAGAATGGTCCGGCGGTTCTTTTGCTCTTTAGCGGCCAGAGCAGCACCCTGGCAAGCGCCCATGGAATACCCAATGCTTCCCCAGAGCACCTGACTGATAGCAGTCACATGTGCAGGGAACCGAGTATCCCAAATACCAAAGTTGGCGGTACCGGTCTCCGTGATCACAATATCCCTCTCCTTGAGCCACTGGCCAACCGTAGGCCACAGCCAGGCATGCGTGATGGTTTGGCTGGAGTTCTGCTCGCTGGCAGGGACCTTGTTGTTGATTGTGGGGCTGGAGGTCACATTGAGCTTGCCCATGCGCTCGACCACCTTGCGGAGAACTCCCTTCATGTTGATGTCGGGGTACTCAGAATACCGGACTCGCACAAAATTGCTGTGGAAGTCAATGGTGTTCAACTGGCCAATGCGATACGTAAACCCGGCGGTGTTGAAATCGGACTTGATGGCGCCAATGCTCAAGATCAAGTCAGAGGACTCGACCACCTCCCGGACGCCCGGGTTGGACCCATCACCGGCGTAGACACCGCCATAGTTGGAGTACGTCTCGTTCACGGCACCTTTACCCATCGGCGCAACAAAAGTAGGAAGACCGGAGGCCTCGACAAGTTGCTGCACTTCCTCCATTGCACGGTGACGGATCGTGCAAGCATCGACCAGAATGACGGGGTTCTTGGCGGCGTGTAGGTACTTGAGCACAACATCGACAACGTAGTCTTCCTTCTCTGGGTCGTTCTTGGGCAGAGACAAGTCGATAGGCTGCTTCAATCGATCGCCGTTCACCTTGGCAGCAATCATGTCCGTGGGGAGAGTGATGTAGACTGGTCGGCTGCGGATCCAGCACTCACGGATGGCACTGTCAACGAGGGTGGCGGCATCGCGGGGATCCTTCAGATGGGCAACGTAGCAAGCGATTTCCGCGTTCATCTTGTTGAAAACATTGAAGTCGCCATTGCCCAGGGTGTGGTGCAGCAACATTCCATCCTTCTGTGAGCGAGTGTTGGGTTGGCCCACGATGTGCACAATAGGGACAAACTCGGAGTAGGCGCCGGCAATCGCATTCACAGCTGAAAGCTCTCCCACACCGAAGGTGGTGATAAGAGCACTGATCCCCTTCACCCGAGCGTACCCATCTGCAGCATATCCTAGATAACAGAAACTAAGTAAGATGCAACTCTTCTGATCTGGCCAAATTGGCACATGCTTGGCTTACCTGCGTTGAGCTCATTACAGTTGCCAACCCAGTTTAGACCGCACTTGGGCAGGTAGTCGAGCGCAGCAAGGTTGTAATCTCCCGGAACGCCATGGACAGATCGGACACCAACCTCGTGCAGGCGACGAAACAGATACTCGCTGAGATCCATGGGGTTTTCGAGCTCTCGTGTAGCAATGTCGGTGGAAGCCATGGTGTGTGTGATATTGTGAgagtgtggatgaggagaggggaaggTAGAGTAAAGAAGAGAGAGTTGAGCGGAGTCAGGTAGTACGAAGTCCGGCTCGACTGAAGAGCAGGTGGGATGAGCAATATGTCTTCCTTGCTCTCTGTTTTGACCTTTGCAGTAGGGTGACACGGCGCAATGGAAAAGTTTTACGACAGGGGGAAACAGCGGCACCCGATTAATTAGATGATGCTAACTTGCTACTCTCATCTTGCGAGTGCTCTAGACTTGCTTGCCAGGCCCGCTGCGGAATAGGCGGGACAACGTGAGGTACGTCATGATATGGGCCGGTTGATGTCATGCCATATTCCCAACGGGTCATCGTGTGATTTTCACCATCCGAGAATCAACGGGAGACCAGACCCTAAGCAAGAATAGATGGGTGGATCTGACACTCCTAGgagcctcttcctcggatgGCGAATACTCGCATCAGGCCGGCTTTTCAGCAATCAGTGTCAGTCTGGCCTCAATCGATCTATGGTACGATCGGCCCTGCTATGAACACGATAACGATAAGCTTTCCAGCTCTGAGTAGGCCCTATGGTGATTTATTCGGAAGATCGGCACGGAAACGATATTCTTTACGAATGAGGAAACTACGTAGGATAAGAATAAAAATTTAAAGCTCGAAGAAGGTAATAAAGAGCAATCCTGCCAATCAACAAAAATGGACAATTCATATAGTAACCGCCCGTCTAAAAAAGAACCTTTGATCAATTTTTGACATGGCGAGGAAATCCACGCATCTGGGAACAATGGCCTTCCAATTGCATGGCGATTTCCGTTCAACATGGCTTGACATTGAGTCACCATGTCAGGGACGCATACCTGGCAGGTGCCGGAGCAGCTTGCTTTGGCCCTTCCTGAGGTGAAGATCTGGAATCTCGGTACGTGCTGCCGATCGCATCAATAGGGTGAACCGGACACCTAGCATGTAGTGGTAGATTACAAAGCAGTCGTCTACCATAATGCGACCTAGATAGGTAGGTCTCTCAAGTTTTCAAACCAGAAGGGAACCTTATCTTTCAGGAGAGGTATTCATCGGATTGAGGAAAAGATAGTTGAAGGAGCTATATCCAAGCATGCACCACATCCCATGATAGCCCGGGATACTTTCCATGTAACTTAGGTCTCGGTAACATAACTTAAGTTCGAATCATATTGAGGAAAAGACCAACTCAACCCGTCCTCGACTCAGTGCTGAACGGCTATGAATGAGATTGAGGAGTCTGATATCATTTTTGAGATCGTCAACACTCTGCAGTGCTGCAAAAGTTGCTCACGTTAGCACATAACGTACGGTACTTACACCTCACTGCCCAGCTATGGCCGCTATCGCTTGCCGTACTCAATTGCTGACTCCACCCCACCTTCCTGTCACGCAGACCCCCCCGCCTATCAGTGCAGCGCGTAATTTTTAGTTCTGAACGTCGAAGTTCACGACTTTGAAGACTGCCCTTCACATTCGCCCCATGGCTGGAGAAAAACGTAGTATGTCCGGTAGTGCCAATCAATCTGCAAAGCGCCAGAAAGGCCAAAAGGTATCTGTGAATTTCTGTTTCCACTTCTGCGGTTCCTTGCTACCTCCATGCTCGTCCTGAGCTGGCGATAACCACAGCAGGAATGGTTGACGAGGAAGCTAATTGGGTGTCTCTACAGGGTGGGAAGCCTGCGTGGCAAAATTCTGGCCGCAAAGTCAACATTGAAACCGGAGATGTGGGTGTGATCGTGACCTGCGACATGGGCAGAGAGGGGAAGTGCATTGCGGAAGTTCTGGACATTTTCTCACAGGTTGGGTTGCCACGCACTAACTGTCCCTTGTCATAATGCGGATAGTCAGCCAAAAATACATGCTGACCAAGATGTTTCGTGCTAATTCCAGGCCCTGGAGAAATCTGGTCAAGTCAAGGACgcagatgaggatgatgaggatgaggacgacggTGACATCGAGGCTCAAATCCAAAGGGAGCTGGCCGGTTTGAAGCCcaacaaggacaagaaaaagccgTTTGAGGCAGTACGCCTGGAGATGCCTTGTGGTGCGTTCTTTTGACACTATTGTCTAGCAACGGCGCTCATGCTCCCAGTGTGAGCTAGGACTCCCTTGGCTAATGATTGAAAAGTGATCTTTGTGCGATTGGACAAATCAATCGACCCCGTGGAGCTTGTTCACCGTCTTTGCGCCGAGGCACAGGCAAATCCAGATCTGAAGAAGAGTCGATATGTGAAGCGTCTGACCCCAGTGACTGAGGTCCGAAAGACCTTGAGCGTGGATGTCGAGGCCTTTGCCCGCCAGATTCTCAAGCCAGTTTTCCACTCTGGAGGCCCGCCCAAAACGGTAGGTGGTGACTATGTGTCCGATCCCGCAGGGACTTTCCAACTTGACCCGACAAGACGCCTTCTATTGCATCTGGACCGATTGCCCTGGAGAGCgtccaacccccccccccccccaccttttttttttgttagGAAATGCTAATCTAGTGGTGTCACACGTAGTATGCCATTCGACCTTCAGTA
The nucleotide sequence above comes from Penicillium oxalicum strain HP7-1 chromosome II, whole genome shotgun sequence. Encoded proteins:
- a CDS encoding Pyruvate decarboxylase; the encoded protein is MASTDIATRELENPMDLSEYLFRRLHEVGVRSVHGVPGDYNLAALDYLPKCGLNWVGNCNELNAGYAADGYARVKGISALITTFGVGELSAVNAIAGAYSEFVPIVHIVGQPNTRSQKDGMLLHHTLGNGDFNVFNKMNAEIACYVAHLKDPRDAATLVDSAIRECWIRSRPVYITLPTDMIAAKVNGDRLKQPIDLSLPKNDPEKEDYVVDVVLKYLHAAKNPVILVDACTIRHRAMEEVQQLVEASGLPTFVAPMGKGAVNETYSNYGGVYAGDGSNPGVREVVESSDLILSIGAIKSDFNTAGFTYRIGQLNTIDFHSNFVRVRYSEYPDINMKGVLRKVVERMGKLNVTSSPTINNKVPASEQNSSQTITHAWLWPTVGQWLKERDIVITETGTANFGIWDTRFPAHVTAISQVLWGSIGYSMGACQGAALAAKEQKNRRTILFIGDGSAQLTIQELSTMLRNKLNPIIFVICNEGYTIERYIHGWDASYNDIQTWDFANIPKVFGAGDGYQTRRVKTRDELNKLFANQEFSNPSSLQLVELYMPRDDAPAALKLTAEAAAARNK